In the genome of Xanthobacteraceae bacterium, one region contains:
- a CDS encoding proline--tRNA ligase has protein sequence MRLSRYFLPILREAPREAEIVSHRLMLRAGMIRQEAAGIYAWLPLGLRVLDKVTRIIREEQNRSGAIEMLMPTIQSADLWRESGRYDDYGKEMLRIRDRHEREMLYGPTNEEMITEIFRAYVKSYKSLPLNLYHLQWKFRDELRPRFGVYRSREFLMKDAYSFDTDAAGAKHSYNKMFVAYLRTFARMGLRSIPMQADTGPIGGDLSHEFIILASTGESEVFCHKDYLSFDVPSANVNFDNAAELESLVGKWTSLYAATSEKHDTSAFGAIPAEKQMSARGIEVGHIFYFGIKYSEPMKAAVAMPDGTTAPVHMGSYGIGPTRLVAALVEASHDEAGIIWPEEVAPFKVAILNLKQGDSATNGACEKLYRDFAARGIDVLYDDTEDRAGAKFATADLIGVPYQLLVGPKGLAEGKIELKLRAGGAREMMTPEDAVRRIAG, from the coding sequence ATGCGTCTCTCCCGCTATTTCCTGCCCATTCTCCGCGAAGCGCCGCGCGAAGCCGAAATCGTTTCCCACCGGCTGATGCTGCGCGCGGGCATGATCCGGCAGGAGGCCGCGGGTATTTACGCTTGGCTCCCGCTAGGGTTGCGGGTGCTCGACAAGGTGACCCGCATCATCCGCGAGGAGCAGAATCGCTCCGGCGCGATCGAGATGCTGATGCCCACGATCCAGTCGGCGGATCTCTGGCGCGAGAGCGGCCGGTACGACGACTACGGCAAGGAGATGCTGCGCATCAGGGACCGCCACGAGCGCGAGATGCTTTACGGCCCGACCAACGAAGAGATGATCACGGAAATCTTCCGGGCCTATGTGAAGTCCTACAAGAGCCTGCCGCTCAATCTCTATCACCTGCAATGGAAATTCCGCGACGAATTGCGGCCGCGCTTCGGCGTCTACCGCTCGCGCGAGTTTCTCATGAAGGACGCCTACAGCTTCGACACGGATGCGGCGGGCGCGAAGCACTCCTACAACAAGATGTTCGTCGCCTACCTGCGCACCTTCGCGCGGATGGGCCTGCGCTCGATTCCGATGCAGGCGGATACCGGCCCCATCGGCGGCGACCTCAGCCACGAATTCATCATCCTCGCCTCGACCGGCGAGAGCGAAGTGTTTTGCCACAAGGACTATCTTTCCTTCGACGTTCCGTCCGCGAATGTTAATTTCGACAATGCGGCCGAACTGGAAAGCCTCGTCGGCAAATGGACGTCGCTCTATGCCGCGACTTCCGAGAAACACGATACAAGCGCGTTCGGCGCTATCCCAGCCGAGAAACAGATGTCCGCGCGCGGGATCGAGGTCGGCCATATATTCTATTTCGGCATCAAGTATTCCGAACCGATGAAGGCGGCCGTCGCGATGCCGGACGGCACTACTGCGCCAGTGCACATGGGTTCCTACGGCATCGGCCCGACGCGCCTGGTTGCGGCGCTGGTGGAAGCGAGCCACGACGAAGCCGGGATCATCTGGCCGGAGGAGGTCGCGCCGTTCAAGGTCGCGATCCTCAATCTCAAGCAAGGTGACAGCGCAACGAACGGTGCGTGCGAGAAACTTTATCGCGACTTCGCGGCGCGCGGCATCGACGTTCTCTACGACGATACCGAAGATCGTGCGGGCGCGAAGTTTGCGACCGCCGACCTGATCGGCGTGCCGTATCAGTTGCTGGTTGGCCCCAAGGGGCTGGCGGAAGGCAAGATCGAACTGAAGCTGCGCGCCGGCGGGGCGCGCGAGATGATGACGCCTGAAGATGCGGTACGGCGGATCGCGGGTTAG
- a CDS encoding DUF1467 family protein, translated as MNTTLAVAIYFILWWTVLFAVLPWGVRSHREAGQGVPEGSDPGAPVVPQLIKKALATTLISAVLFAAGWGAWRAGWVSLDRIPMPFNDVKF; from the coding sequence ATGAACACGACGCTCGCCGTCGCGATCTATTTCATCCTGTGGTGGACGGTGCTGTTCGCCGTGTTGCCGTGGGGCGTGCGTTCGCACAGGGAAGCCGGGCAGGGCGTGCCGGAAGGATCGGACCCCGGCGCGCCGGTGGTGCCGCAGCTTATTAAGAAGGCGCTCGCGACCACGCTGATTTCGGCGGTGCTGTTTGCGGCAGGTTGGGGTGCATGGCGAGCGGGCTGGGTCTCGCTGGACCGTATCCCGATGCCCTTCAACGATGTGAAGTTCTAG
- the mce gene encoding methylmalonyl-CoA epimerase, which translates to MIGRLNHVAIAVKDIKAASEVYKAKLGAEVSEIVPQPEHGVSTVFITLPNTKIELLEPLGENSPIAKFLERNPDGGVHHVCYEVDDILAARDQLKATGARVLGDGNPKIGAHGKPVLFLHPKDFLGTLTEIEQA; encoded by the coding sequence ATGATCGGACGTCTCAACCACGTCGCCATCGCCGTCAAAGACATCAAGGCCGCGTCGGAAGTCTACAAGGCCAAGCTGGGCGCCGAAGTCTCCGAGATCGTGCCGCAGCCGGAGCACGGGGTTTCCACCGTGTTCATTACCCTGCCGAACACCAAGATCGAATTGCTGGAGCCGCTCGGCGAGAATTCGCCCATTGCGAAATTCCTCGAACGCAATCCGGACGGCGGCGTGCATCACGTCTGCTACGAAGTAGACGACATCCTCGCCGCGCGCGACCAGTTGAAAGCGACCGGCGCACGCGTGCTCGGCGACGGCAATCCGAAGATCGGCGCGCACGGCAAGCCGGTGCTGTTCCTGCACCCGAAAGATTTCCTGGGCACACTTACCGAGATCGAGCAGGCATAA
- a CDS encoding ribonuclease J: MAKPAQELLFAPLGGVGEIGMNLALYGLRVGNNREWLCVDMGVSFGDEATPGIDLIMADIAFAEEERRDIKGIVLTHGHEDHVGALFDLWPKLRVPVYATPFTATLVETKRANEPGAPLIPITVVPVGGRVKIGSFDVEFVPVAHSIPESHSLAIRTPAGMVVHSGDWKLDATPVVGTTTDEKKFRALGDEGVRAFVCDSTNAVRDGQSPSEADVAESLKEIIARAKGRVALTTFASNVARIRSAAEAAEAAGREVVVAGRAMERVIGVARELGYLDGIRPFRGLDAYAVLPPNKVVVLLTGSQGEPRAALARIANNDHPAIKLSPSDMLILSSRTIPGNEKAVNRIVNAIVSKGIEIVADRDALVHVSGHPRRGELKQMYSWLRPQLVVPVHGEALHLSENAEVAREMGVGEVLTCRNGDIVRLSPGPAEIDDQFQSGRIYKDGRLLISADDRVVPERRKLSFAGVISIAIAFDSKGELADEPIVEFAGIPEQASAGESMFDLIVDAVHSGIESLPKPRRRDPDAVVEAVTRSVRGAVNAAWGKKPICHVLALHV, encoded by the coding sequence GTGGCGAAACCCGCACAGGAATTGCTGTTTGCACCGCTCGGCGGTGTCGGCGAGATCGGGATGAATCTCGCGCTCTACGGCCTTCGCGTGGGTAACAACCGCGAATGGCTTTGCGTCGATATGGGCGTTTCCTTCGGCGACGAGGCGACGCCGGGCATCGACCTCATCATGGCTGACATCGCCTTCGCCGAGGAAGAACGCCGCGACATCAAGGGCATCGTGCTGACCCACGGCCATGAAGATCATGTCGGCGCACTGTTCGATCTCTGGCCGAAGCTGCGAGTGCCGGTTTACGCCACGCCATTCACCGCCACGCTGGTCGAGACCAAGCGCGCGAACGAGCCGGGCGCGCCGCTCATTCCCATCACGGTCGTGCCGGTCGGCGGGCGGGTGAAGATCGGTTCGTTCGACGTCGAGTTCGTGCCGGTCGCCCATTCCATTCCGGAGAGCCATTCGCTCGCGATCCGTACGCCCGCCGGCATGGTGGTGCATAGCGGCGACTGGAAACTGGATGCGACACCAGTCGTCGGCACCACGACCGACGAGAAGAAATTCCGCGCGCTCGGCGACGAAGGCGTGCGTGCTTTCGTTTGCGACTCCACGAATGCGGTGCGTGATGGCCAGTCGCCGTCCGAAGCGGATGTTGCGGAGAGCCTGAAGGAAATCATCGCCCGTGCGAAAGGGCGCGTGGCGCTTACCACCTTCGCCTCGAATGTCGCGCGCATTCGTTCCGCTGCGGAAGCGGCCGAAGCGGCGGGCCGGGAAGTGGTCGTCGCGGGGCGTGCGATGGAGCGCGTGATCGGGGTCGCGCGCGAACTCGGGTATCTCGACGGCATTCGGCCGTTTCGCGGGCTGGACGCCTATGCGGTGCTGCCGCCGAACAAGGTCGTGGTTCTGCTGACAGGCAGTCAGGGCGAGCCGCGCGCGGCGCTGGCGCGTATCGCGAACAACGACCATCCGGCAATCAAGCTCTCGCCGAGCGACATGCTCATTCTTTCGTCGCGCACCATCCCCGGCAACGAGAAGGCCGTGAACCGGATCGTGAATGCCATTGTTTCCAAGGGCATCGAGATCGTCGCGGATCGCGATGCGTTGGTCCATGTCTCCGGCCATCCGCGGCGCGGCGAACTGAAACAGATGTATTCCTGGCTGCGGCCGCAGCTTGTGGTGCCGGTGCATGGTGAGGCACTGCATCTTTCCGAAAACGCCGAGGTCGCCCGCGAGATGGGTGTCGGTGAGGTGCTCACCTGCCGGAACGGCGACATCGTGCGGCTCTCGCCGGGACCGGCCGAAATCGACGACCAGTTCCAGTCCGGGCGCATTTACAAGGATGGCCGCCTCCTGATCTCGGCCGATGACCGCGTGGTGCCGGAGCGGCGCAAGCTCTCCTTCGCGGGCGTCATCTCGATTGCAATTGCGTTTGACTCCAAAGGCGAACTGGCCGACGAGCCGATCGTGGAATTCGCCGGAATTCCCGAACAGGCGAGTGCAGGCGAGAGCATGTTCGACCTGATCGTCGATGCGGTTCATTCCGGCATCGAAAGCCTGCCCAAGCCGCGCCGCCGTGACCCGGATGCTGTAGTAGAAGCCGTTACGCGCAGCGTGCGCGGAGCGGTGAACGCCGCATGGGGCAAAAAGCCGATATGCCACGTGCTGGCGCTGCACGTATAA
- a CDS encoding biotin--[acetyl-CoA-carboxylase] ligase, giving the protein MQGVPTVAGGLPVTAFGEIGSTNAEALSRASQGAHEQWVVSEIQTAGRGRRGREWISEAGNLYSSLLLYDPAPPALTPQICFVAALALHDAVRDAAPNLDAEKLRLKWPNDLLFGGKKLAGILVEGLQSPDRHAVVTGIGTNCKHHPDNAAYPATDLAAEGFVVEPKDLFPHLAARMMERLAQWRRGEGFRATREAWLSRADGVGSEIEVRLPERSLRGTFTEIDGDGALILGLPGGQKETIRAGDVFPLQAKG; this is encoded by the coding sequence ATGCAAGGTGTCCCGACCGTCGCAGGCGGGTTGCCGGTCACGGCATTCGGAGAAATCGGTTCCACCAACGCAGAGGCGTTGTCGCGCGCATCACAAGGTGCACATGAACAATGGGTCGTCTCGGAAATCCAGACCGCAGGACGTGGCCGCCGCGGCCGCGAATGGATTTCGGAAGCAGGAAATCTCTATTCGTCTTTGCTGCTCTACGATCCCGCGCCGCCGGCGCTGACCCCGCAGATTTGCTTCGTTGCGGCGCTGGCATTGCACGACGCGGTTCGTGATGCCGCTCCCAACCTCGACGCAGAAAAATTGCGCCTGAAATGGCCGAACGACCTTCTGTTCGGCGGTAAAAAGCTGGCGGGGATTCTGGTCGAAGGTCTGCAAAGTCCCGACAGGCATGCGGTCGTCACCGGCATCGGCACGAACTGCAAACATCATCCGGATAACGCGGCCTATCCGGCAACCGATTTGGCCGCGGAAGGATTTGTGGTCGAACCGAAGGATCTGTTCCCGCATCTCGCGGCGCGAATGATGGAACGTCTCGCGCAATGGCGGCGCGGCGAGGGCTTCAGGGCCACGCGCGAGGCCTGGCTTTCTCGTGCCGATGGCGTCGGGAGTGAAATCGAGGTGCGGCTGCCAGAGCGCAGCTTGCGCGGCACCTTCACGGAGATTGATGGAGACGGCGCGCTGATACTCGGTTTGCCGGGCGGGCAAAAAGAAACCATCCGCGCCGGCGATGTGTTTCCGCTCCAGGCAAAGGGATAG
- the nuoN gene encoding NADH-quinone oxidoreductase subunit NuoN, translating to MIWSMLAPVLPELVIIIGALILVGIGAGWGEKTTPLIDMLALVILTAAVVLVVMMPAGRVEAFGGSFVIDGFARFFKVLTLIGAAASLLMSIDYWSEKKLRRYEFSILVLLSVAGMMVMVSARDLIALYLGIELMSLALYVVAAIDRDNVRSTEAGLKYFVLGALSSGMLLYGSSLIYGFTGTVEFAGIAQAAKSPSLGLIFGIVFLFAGLAFKVSAVPFHMWTPDVYEGAPTPVTAFFAAAPKVAAIALFVRVSISAFPNAVPQWQQIVVFISLASMILGAFAAIGQKNIKRLMAYSSIGHVGYALVGLAAGTPNGVSGVMIYMSVYLAMTLGTFACILSMRRKEGHIEDIDQLAGLARTQPVMAFVFAALLFSLAGIPPLAGFFAKFYVFLAAIEAKLYALAVIGVIASVVGAYYYLRIVKIMYIDEPVAGFLPMPRAVAGVLAIAGVFVILFFVYPAPLVAAANAAAKSLF from the coding sequence ATGATCTGGTCCATGCTCGCGCCGGTACTGCCCGAACTCGTCATTATTATCGGAGCGCTGATCCTCGTCGGAATCGGCGCAGGGTGGGGCGAGAAGACGACGCCACTGATCGACATGCTCGCGCTCGTTATCCTTACGGCGGCCGTCGTGCTTGTCGTGATGATGCCGGCTGGAAGGGTCGAAGCGTTCGGCGGCAGTTTCGTGATCGACGGCTTTGCCCGCTTCTTCAAGGTGCTGACGCTGATCGGCGCGGCTGCTTCGCTGCTCATGTCCATCGACTACTGGAGCGAGAAGAAGCTGCGCCGTTACGAGTTCTCGATCCTCGTGCTGCTCTCCGTTGCCGGCATGATGGTGATGGTGTCGGCGCGCGACCTGATCGCGCTTTATCTCGGCATCGAGCTGATGTCGCTCGCGCTCTATGTCGTCGCGGCCATCGACCGCGATAACGTACGCTCGACCGAAGCGGGCCTGAAGTATTTCGTGCTCGGCGCGCTCTCCTCCGGCATGCTGCTTTACGGCTCGTCGCTGATCTATGGCTTTACCGGCACGGTCGAATTCGCAGGCATCGCGCAGGCGGCGAAGTCGCCGTCCCTCGGCCTGATCTTCGGCATCGTGTTCCTGTTCGCTGGACTTGCGTTCAAGGTTTCGGCAGTGCCGTTCCATATGTGGACGCCGGACGTCTACGAAGGCGCGCCGACGCCGGTCACGGCGTTCTTTGCCGCCGCGCCGAAAGTAGCCGCGATTGCGCTGTTCGTACGCGTCTCGATCAGCGCGTTCCCGAATGCCGTACCGCAATGGCAGCAGATCGTGGTGTTCATCTCGCTCGCGTCCATGATCCTCGGCGCGTTCGCGGCCATCGGCCAGAAGAACATCAAGCGCCTGATGGCGTATTCCTCCATCGGCCATGTCGGCTACGCATTGGTCGGCCTTGCAGCCGGTACGCCGAACGGCGTTTCGGGCGTGATGATCTATATGTCGGTCTATCTTGCGATGACGCTCGGCACCTTTGCCTGCATTCTTTCCATGCGCCGCAAGGAAGGACACATCGAGGATATCGACCAGCTTGCCGGTCTGGCGCGCACGCAGCCGGTGATGGCCTTCGTGTTCGCGGCGCTCCTGTTCTCGCTCGCGGGTATTCCGCCGCTGGCCGGTTTCTTCGCGAAGTTTTACGTCTTCCTCGCCGCCATCGAAGCGAAGCTCTATGCGCTCGCCGTGATCGGCGTGATCGCGAGCGTAGTCGGCGCGTATTATTATCTGCGCATCGTGAAGATCATGTACATCGACGAGCCGGTAGCCGGTTTCCTGCCGATGCCACGCGCGGTCGCTGGTGTGCTGGCCATTGCAGGCGTGTTCGTGATCCTGTTCTTCGTCTATCCGGCGCCGCTGGTGGCAGCGGCCAATGCCGCGGCGAAGTCGCTGTTCTGA
- a CDS encoding NADH-quinone oxidoreductase subunit M yields the protein MASWPVLSVTTFLPLVGVAFILLLRGGDAAAERNARWVALWTTIVTFAVSLFLIAGFDKTNSGFQFVESSPWLGGAINYKMGVDGISLPFVILTTALMPVAIVAGWFSIEKRVKEYLICFLLLETLMIGTFSALDLVLFYCFFEGGLIPMFLIIGVWGGKRRVYASFKFFLYTLLGSVLMLLAIMAMYFQAGTTDITKLLTFGFPRGMQTWLWLAFFASFAVKLPMWPVHTWLPDAHVEAPTAGSVILAAVLLKMGGYGFLRFSLPMFPLASEFFAPMMFVLSVVAIVYTSLVALMQEDIKKLIAYSSVAHMGFVTLGIFTFSNEGVQAGVFQMISHGVVSGALFLCVGVVYDRMHTREIAAYGGLVNRMPVYAAVFMVFTMANVGLPGTSGFVGEFLSLLAAFKANTMVAVFATLGVILSAGYALWLYRRVVFGVLEKENLKNIADLDKREIALLAPLVVLTILLGVWPAPVLDTSAAAVANLVAHTKAAIAPVKAALGAMQ from the coding sequence ATGGCAAGCTGGCCCGTCCTTTCCGTCACCACGTTCCTGCCGCTGGTCGGCGTTGCGTTCATTCTTCTGCTGCGCGGCGGCGATGCCGCGGCCGAGCGCAATGCACGTTGGGTCGCGCTCTGGACCACCATCGTCACCTTCGCGGTGTCGCTATTCCTGATCGCGGGCTTCGACAAGACGAACTCCGGCTTCCAGTTCGTCGAAAGCTCGCCGTGGCTCGGTGGCGCCATCAATTACAAGATGGGCGTCGACGGCATTTCGCTGCCCTTCGTGATCCTCACCACCGCGCTGATGCCGGTTGCGATCGTCGCTGGATGGTTCTCGATCGAGAAGCGGGTGAAGGAATACCTGATCTGTTTCCTGCTCCTCGAAACGCTGATGATCGGAACGTTCTCGGCGCTCGATCTCGTGCTGTTCTACTGCTTCTTCGAGGGCGGCCTGATCCCGATGTTCCTCATCATCGGCGTGTGGGGCGGCAAGCGGCGCGTCTATGCCAGCTTCAAGTTCTTCCTCTACACGCTGCTCGGCTCGGTCTTGATGCTGCTCGCCATCATGGCGATGTATTTCCAGGCCGGAACGACCGACATTACCAAGCTGCTCACCTTCGGTTTCCCGCGCGGGATGCAGACATGGCTCTGGCTCGCCTTCTTCGCGTCGTTCGCGGTGAAGCTGCCGATGTGGCCGGTGCATACTTGGCTGCCCGATGCGCACGTCGAGGCGCCCACCGCAGGCTCAGTCATTCTGGCGGCGGTGCTGCTGAAGATGGGCGGCTACGGCTTCCTGCGTTTCTCGCTGCCGATGTTTCCGCTGGCGTCCGAATTTTTCGCGCCGATGATGTTCGTGCTCTCGGTGGTGGCCATCGTCTACACCTCGCTGGTCGCGCTGATGCAGGAGGACATCAAGAAGCTGATTGCCTATTCGTCGGTCGCGCACATGGGCTTCGTCACGCTTGGCATCTTCACGTTCTCGAACGAGGGCGTGCAGGCGGGCGTGTTCCAGATGATTTCGCACGGCGTGGTTTCCGGTGCGCTCTTCCTTTGTGTCGGCGTGGTCTATGACCGCATGCACACGCGCGAGATTGCGGCCTATGGCGGCCTCGTGAACCGGATGCCGGTTTATGCAGCCGTGTTCATGGTGTTCACGATGGCGAATGTGGGCCTGCCGGGAACGAGCGGGTTCGTCGGCGAGTTCCTCTCGCTGCTTGCCGCGTTCAAGGCGAACACGATGGTCGCGGTATTCGCGACGCTCGGCGTCATTCTCTCGGCGGGTTACGCGCTGTGGCTCTACCGCCGCGTCGTGTTCGGCGTGCTGGAGAAAGAAAACCTGAAGAACATCGCCGATCTGGACAAACGCGAGATCGCGCTGCTCGCGCCGCTGGTCGTGCTGACCATCCTGCTCGGTGTTTGGCCCGCGCCCGTGCTCGATACCAGCGCGGCGGCGGTCGCCAATCTCGTCGCGCATACCAAGGCCGCCATCGCGCCGGTGAAAGCCGCGCTCGGCGCGATGCAATAG
- the nuoL gene encoding NADH-quinone oxidoreductase subunit L, producing MYYAIVFLPLAGALIAGLFGRVLGARVSGILTSALLVIAAILSWVAFFDVGFIGKAQYFRVPLFTWISAGDVKVDWALRVDTMTVLMLIVVNSVSALVHIYSIGYMHEDPHQPRFFAYLSLFTFAMLSLVTADNLVQLFFGWEGVGLASYLLIGFWYQKPEANAAAIKAFVVNRVGDFGFALGIFAVFAMIGSIGFETIFAEAKSLTGKTIHIFGGDFDALTVICLLLFVGAMGKSAQFLLHTWLPDAMEGPTPVSALIHAATMVTAGVFMVARLSPLFELAPTALMVVTLFGAVTAFFAATVGLVQNDIKRVVAYSTCSQLGYMFVAMGVGAYSVGMFHLFTHAAFKALLFLGAGSVIHAMHHEQDMRNMGGLWRKIPFTYAMMLIGTLALTGFPFTAGYYSKDAIIEAAYAGHNYFAPFAFYMTVIAAALTSFYSWRLVFLTFHGKTRADHHTYDHAHESPLVMTVPLAILAVGALVLGFAFKKAFIYEEGVMAFFRQSLFSHDGWKILEHMHHLPAWVPWLPTVMMAGGFIVAYWFYIRDPSIPPALAKQNDLLYRFLLNKWYFDELYDFLFVRPAKWLGRTLWKRGDGWLIDGFGPDGISARVLDVTRNVVRLQTGYLYHYAFVMLIGVAALITWFMIGGTK from the coding sequence ATGTATTACGCAATCGTATTCCTGCCGCTCGCCGGCGCACTGATCGCGGGATTGTTCGGCCGCGTGCTGGGCGCGCGCGTATCGGGCATCCTCACCAGCGCGTTGCTGGTCATCGCTGCGATCCTGTCCTGGGTCGCGTTCTTCGACGTCGGTTTCATCGGCAAGGCACAGTATTTCCGCGTGCCGCTGTTCACCTGGATTTCCGCGGGCGACGTGAAGGTCGATTGGGCGCTGCGCGTCGATACCATGACGGTCCTGATGCTGATCGTCGTGAACAGCGTGTCCGCGCTCGTGCACATCTATTCCATCGGCTACATGCACGAAGACCCGCACCAGCCGCGCTTTTTTGCCTATCTCTCGCTGTTCACATTCGCGATGCTGTCGCTGGTGACCGCCGACAACCTCGTGCAGTTGTTCTTCGGCTGGGAAGGGGTGGGCCTCGCCAGTTATCTGCTGATCGGCTTCTGGTACCAGAAGCCGGAAGCCAATGCGGCGGCGATCAAGGCCTTCGTCGTCAACCGTGTCGGCGACTTCGGTTTCGCGCTCGGCATCTTCGCCGTGTTCGCAATGATCGGCTCTATCGGCTTCGAGACGATTTTTGCAGAGGCGAAATCTCTCACCGGCAAGACCATTCACATTTTCGGCGGCGACTTCGACGCGCTGACCGTGATCTGCCTGCTCCTGTTCGTTGGCGCGATGGGCAAGTCCGCGCAGTTCCTGCTGCACACCTGGCTGCCCGACGCGATGGAAGGGCCGACGCCGGTTTCCGCACTCATCCACGCCGCGACCATGGTGACCGCGGGCGTGTTCATGGTCGCGCGGCTGTCTCCGCTGTTCGAGCTTGCGCCGACCGCGCTCATGGTCGTGACGCTATTCGGTGCAGTTACGGCGTTCTTCGCTGCCACGGTCGGCCTCGTGCAGAACGACATCAAGCGCGTCGTTGCGTATTCGACCTGTTCGCAGCTTGGCTACATGTTCGTCGCGATGGGCGTCGGCGCGTATTCGGTCGGCATGTTCCACCTGTTCACGCACGCGGCTTTCAAGGCGCTCCTGTTCCTCGGTGCCGGTTCGGTGATCCATGCGATGCATCACGAGCAGGACATGCGGAACATGGGCGGGCTGTGGCGGAAAATTCCGTTCACCTACGCGATGATGCTGATCGGTACGCTGGCGCTGACCGGGTTTCCGTTTACCGCAGGCTATTATTCGAAGGACGCGATCATCGAGGCGGCCTATGCGGGGCACAATTACTTCGCGCCGTTCGCCTTCTACATGACCGTGATCGCGGCGGCGCTGACCTCGTTCTATTCGTGGCGTCTCGTGTTCCTGACCTTCCACGGCAAGACGCGCGCCGATCACCACACCTACGATCACGCCCACGAGTCGCCGCTTGTGATGACGGTGCCGCTCGCGATCCTCGCGGTCGGTGCGTTGGTGCTCGGCTTCGCGTTCAAGAAAGCCTTCATCTACGAAGAGGGCGTGATGGCGTTCTTCCGCCAGTCGCTGTTCTCGCATGACGGCTGGAAGATACTCGAACACATGCACCATCTTCCCGCGTGGGTGCCGTGGCTGCCGACCGTGATGATGGCGGGCGGCTTCATCGTCGCCTACTGGTTCTATATCCGCGACCCGTCGATTCCGCCCGCGCTCGCGAAGCAGAACGACCTCCTGTACCGCTTCCTGCTCAACAAGTGGTACTTCGATGAGCTGTACGACTTCCTGTTCGTGCGCCCCGCGAAATGGCTGGGTCGCACGCTTTGGAAGCGCGGTGATGGCTGGCTGATCGACGGCTTCGGGCCGGACGGCATCTCCGCGCGTGTGCTTGACGTGACGCGCAACGTGGTGCGGCTGCAGACCGGCTATCTCTATCACTACGCCTTCGTCATGCTGATTGGCGTTGCCGCGCTGATCACCTGGTTCATGATCGGAGGGACCAAGTGA
- the nuoK gene encoding NADH-quinone oxidoreductase subunit NuoK: MTIGLSHYLAVGAILFTLGTLGIFLNRKNVIVILMSVELILLAVNVNLVAFSAFLGDIVGQIFALLVLTVAAAEAAIGLAILVVFFRNRGSIAVEDINMMKG; encoded by the coding sequence ATGACCATCGGCCTTTCCCATTATCTCGCGGTCGGCGCGATCCTGTTCACGCTGGGCACGCTCGGAATCTTCCTGAACCGGAAGAACGTGATCGTCATTCTGATGTCGGTCGAACTGATCCTGCTCGCGGTGAACGTAAACCTCGTCGCGTTCTCGGCGTTCCTCGGCGACATCGTCGGCCAGATTTTCGCGCTGCTCGTGCTTACCGTGGCGGCGGCAGAAGCGGCCATCGGGCTTGCGATCCTCGTGGTCTTCTTCCGCAACCGCGGCTCGATTGCGGTCGAAGACATCAACATGATGAAGGGCTGA
- a CDS encoding NADH-quinone oxidoreductase subunit J, giving the protein MVIPALFFYLFAGIAVASAFMVIAGRNPVHSVLWLILTFVNAAGLFLLIGAEFLAMILIVVYVGAVAVLFLFVVMMLDVDFTELRQGFLQYLPVGVLVGLVFLVELLLVVGAWVTGPGISNAIKAPIPAANVATNTEAIGRVLYTTYIHYFQLAGVVLLVAMIGAIVLTLQHRVNVKRQNVSAQNARTRDTAIEVVKVKTGEGI; this is encoded by the coding sequence ATGGTAATTCCCGCACTCTTTTTCTATCTGTTCGCCGGCATCGCGGTGGCGAGCGCGTTCATGGTGATCGCCGGACGCAACCCCGTGCACTCCGTGCTTTGGCTGATCCTGACCTTCGTGAACGCGGCCGGGCTGTTCCTGCTGATCGGCGCTGAATTCCTCGCGATGATTTTGATTGTCGTGTACGTCGGCGCGGTCGCGGTGCTGTTCCTGTTCGTCGTGATGATGCTCGACGTGGATTTCACGGAACTGCGGCAGGGCTTCCTGCAATATCTTCCCGTGGGCGTGCTGGTCGGCCTCGTGTTCCTTGTCGAGTTGCTATTGGTCGTCGGCGCGTGGGTTACCGGCCCAGGCATTTCCAATGCAATCAAGGCGCCGATCCCGGCTGCGAATGTGGCGACCAACACCGAAGCCATCGGCCGCGTGCTGTACACGACCTACATCCATTACTTCCAGCTTGCGGGCGTCGTTCTGCTGGTCGCGATGATCGGTGCGATCGTGCTGACGCTGCAGCACCGCGTGAACGTGAAGCGTCAGAACGTCAGCGCGCAGAACGCGCGCACACGCGACACGGCCATCGAAGTCGTGAAGGTCAAGACGGGCGAGGGGATCTGA